CGTTGGCGTTTTGGGCGCAGCATAACCCGGGGAAGGGTTCAAGTCACCGACGAATGCGACACCCTCCGGCGGCACCGGCGGAATTGCCCCGCCGGGCAAAATCAAAGCACGTTTCGCTGGGAGAAAGGTCAGCCCGCCTTGCGCAAGAGCGCCATGTAAAACCCATCCATGCTGCCCCGTTCCGCCCAGTAATCCGGACGCAGGCGCAAGCCGCCTTCCTCGGTGATCCAGGCCGGATCTGTGCCCAGACCGTCAAAACACTCACGGTCGGCTGTCATGTCCGGAAACATCTCAAGCGCCTCTTCGACCTGGCATTCGCCCTCATCCGGCAACAGGGAGCAGGTGCAGAACACCATGCGCCCGCCGGGTTTGACCAGATCCCAGGCATGGGCCAGCATCTGCGCCTGCAATTCAATGAGCCCGCCGAATTCGCTGCCATCCTTGGCATGGGGCAGATCCGGGTGGCGCCGGATCGTTCCGGTGGCCGAACAGGGTGCATCCAGCAGCACCGCATCGAATTGCCCGGTCTGCTCCAGTGCATCACCCACAATCAGATCCGCACTCAGCCCGGTGCGGGCAAGGTTTTCGCGTAGGCGCTCCATCCGTCCGGCAGAGGCATCGACGGCGGTCACCTGCGCCCCGTCTGCTGCCATCTGCATGGTCTTGCCGCCCGGTGCGGCACAAAGATCCAACACCCGTTCGCCGGGCTGCACATCCAGCATCTGCGCGGGCAGCGCTGCGGCTGCATCCTGCACCCACCAGTCCCCGGCCTCATACCCCGGCAAGGCCGAAACCTGACCGGCATCGGACAGGCGCCGCGATCCGGTGGGCAGGAGTTCCCCGCCCAGCACCGACAGGTCCGCACCGGGTTTGGCGGTGATATCCAGCGGCGCGCCTGCAAAATGCGCAGCCTCCATGCCCAGCACCGCCTCAGCGCCCCAGGCCTGCACCAGCGGCTTGCGCAGCCAGTTCGGCAGGCGGGGGATGCGCAGCTTGGCCCATTCCGCAGGCCCATGATCGGCAACCTTGCGCAGCACTGCGTTGACCATGCCCTTCAACTGACCATGGCGGCGGTGTTTCGACACGATGGTCACCATGGCATTGACCACGCCATGCGCCGCGCCACCCGAGCACAGCTCGACCGTGCCAAGGCGCAGCGCGTTCATCACCGTGAGCGGCGGTTTCTTTTTCAGGTGTTTCTGCAGGATCCGGTCAGCGCGCTCTAGGCTGCGCAGCACTTCCAGAGCCAGCCGCTGGGTGCGGGCGCGATCCTGCGGTTGCAGCTTTTCAAGGGCGCCCGCCGCAAAACATTCAGCCAGAAGCCGCCCTTCGCCCAGCACCTGATCCAGAAGATAGATCGTGGTTCTGCGGGCCTGCAGCGCATCGGGGGCTTTGTCGGACATCGGGTCTCGGCTTTCTATGGCGGCGTAGAGCCAGCATGGGATCAGAAGGGCTTTGCGTCTCGGCGGCTTGTTCCCGCCGGACAGGGGCGTATATCATGGCCCAAGCATAAAGGAACCCGCGATGAGCGACGAGACCACGCCGGAAGGCCCCGCAGAAAAAGACCTGCCCCCCGCAGCCAAACGCGCCCTGGCCGAAGCCGAAGAGCGCCGCAAGGCCGAAGCTGCCAAGGCACCACCCCCGACCGAGCTTGGCGGACGCGACGGC
This genomic stretch from Phaeobacter gallaeciensis harbors:
- a CDS encoding RsmB/NOP family class I SAM-dependent RNA methyltransferase, which gives rise to MSDKAPDALQARRTTIYLLDQVLGEGRLLAECFAAGALEKLQPQDRARTQRLALEVLRSLERADRILQKHLKKKPPLTVMNALRLGTVELCSGGAAHGVVNAMVTIVSKHRRHGQLKGMVNAVLRKVADHGPAEWAKLRIPRLPNWLRKPLVQAWGAEAVLGMEAAHFAGAPLDITAKPGADLSVLGGELLPTGSRRLSDAGQVSALPGYEAGDWWVQDAAAALPAQMLDVQPGERVLDLCAAPGGKTMQMAADGAQVTAVDASAGRMERLRENLARTGLSADLIVGDALEQTGQFDAVLLDAPCSATGTIRRHPDLPHAKDGSEFGGLIELQAQMLAHAWDLVKPGGRMVFCTCSLLPDEGECQVEEALEMFPDMTADRECFDGLGTDPAWITEEGGLRLRPDYWAERGSMDGFYMALLRKAG
- a CDS encoding DUF1674 domain-containing protein codes for the protein MSDETTPEGPAEKDLPPAAKRALAEAEERRKAEAAKAPPPTELGGRDGPDPARYGDWEKKGIAIDF